A genomic stretch from Penicillium digitatum chromosome 4, complete sequence includes:
- a CDS encoding Allantoate permease has product MGILTYGPGPEQTATTEEPPATAEEPPATTEEPPATTEEPPATAEEPPATTEEPPATTEEPPATTEEPPATAEEPPATAEEPPATAEEPPATTEEPPATTEEPPATAEEPPATTEEPPATAEEPPATTEEPPATAEEPPATAEEPPATAEEPPATTEEPPATCKVPSEEPACTTNWSRETRHCSRIASCVCCVCKKEIQHVRNYNRGHRDCTEPQDRH; this is encoded by the exons ATGGGTATCCTTACCTATGG acccggtcctgagcagaccgctaccaccgaagaaccgcctgctaccgctgaagaaccgcctgctaccactgaagaaccgcctgctaccaccgaagaaccgcctgctaccgctgaagaaccgcctgctaccactgaagaaccgcctgctaccactgaagaaccgcctgctaccactgaagaaccgcctgctaccgctgaagaaccgcctgctaccgctgaagaaccgcctgctaccgctgaagaaccgcctgctaccactgaagaaccgcctgctaccactgaagaaccgcctgctaccgctgaagaaccgcctgctaccactgaagaaccgcctgctaccgctgaagaaccgcctgctaccactgaagaaccgcctgctaccgctgaagaaccgcctgctaccgctgaagaaccgcctgctaccgctgaagaaccgcctgctaccactgaagaaccgcctgctacctgtaaagtcccgtccgaggaacctgcctgcacgaccaactggtctcgagaaacgagacattgcagccgtatcgctagctgcgtgtgctgcgtatgcaagaaagaaatacagcatgttcgcaattacaaccgcggacatcgagactgcactgaaccccaagaccgacactga